A region from the Xenopus laevis strain J_2021 chromosome 4S, Xenopus_laevis_v10.1, whole genome shotgun sequence genome encodes:
- the mmp15.S gene encoding matrix metalloproteinase-15 isoform X1 has translation MADGLFWGRPRWTERGGAARLLLGWSFLFICCQQGCAASSDWDSKAEAWLQLYGYLPQTSRQMSTMRSLQILSSAISEMQRFYGIPETGELDQTTTEWMQKPRCGVPDQFGTRVKSNMRRKRYAHTGRKWNQQHLTYSIQNYSDKLGMYNSVDAIRKAFDVWSKATSLTFREVPYESVRQRHSSADILILFASGFHGDSSPFDGPGGFLAHAYFPGPGMGGDAHFDLEEPWTVENMDLAGNHLFLVAVHELGHSLGLEHSNNPSAIMAPFYQWMDTEEFQLPEDDRRGIQQLYGPPVDQIPSTLSPLPTPGKPEIPEKRPPKPPPRGKPERPGNAPPPPRSPSNPDQYGPNICEGNFDAVSVLRGEMFVFKGAWFWRVRHNRVLDNYPMPIGHFWRGLPPNITAAYERHDGKFVFFKGEKYWLFREAHLETGYPQPLTSFGYGIPYDRIDTAIFWEPTGHTYLFRGDKYWRFNEESRSADVGYPKPITVWAGIPDTPKGAFLSSDSTYTYFYKGAKYWKFDNQRLKTEPGYPKSILRDFMGCQEEVFQDPDVVPRWPDVERPPFNPDVESEDKDDKDSDSAGREDPNTGRDVDVVVHIDEYTRAVSVAMVIVPLLLLLCILGLIYVIVQMHRKGPPKALRYCKRSLQEWV, from the exons GCCTGGCTGCAGCTCTATGGATATCTTCCTCAGACCAGTCGTCAGATGTCCACCATGCGGTCACTACAAATCCTCTCCTCAGCTATCTCTGAAATGCAGCGATTTTATGGAATCCCAGAGACTGGAGAGCTGGACCAGACCACTACAGA ATGGATGCAGAAACCTCGTTGTGGAGTGCCTGATCAGTTTGGGACCCGAGTCAAGTCAAATATGAGAAGGAAACGGTATGCTCACACAGGACGCAAATGGAACCAACAACATCTCACATACAG CATCCAGAATTACTCTGACAAACTGGGAATGTACAACTCTGTTGATGCCATACGAAAAGCCTTCGATGTGTGGTCAAAAGCAACCTCGCTGACTTTCAGAGAAGTTCCCTATGAATCTGTGCGCCAGCGTCACTCCAGTGCAGACATCCTGATCCTTTTTGCCTCTGGTTTCCATGGTGACAGCTCCCCTTTTGATGGCCCTGGTGGCTTCTTGGCACATGCCTATTTTCCTGGCCCTGGCATGGGAGGGGATGCCCATTTTGACTTGGAGGAGCCATGGACTGTAGAAAACATGGATCTGGCAG GGAATCACCTGTTTCTAGTAGCTGTACATGAGCTGGGACACTCTCTAGGGCTGGAACATTCAAATAACCCTTCAGCCATCATGGCTCCTTTCTACCAGTGGATGGATACTGAAGAATTCCAGTTGCCTGAGGACGATAGACGTGGAATACAGCAGTTGTATG GACCTCCAGTGGATCAGATTCCAAGCACCCTGTCTCCATTACCAACCCCAGGCAAACCTGAAATACCTGAAAAAAGACCCCCTAAACCTCCTCCAAGAGGTAAACCAGAGCGACCTGGTAATGCACCTCCTCCTCCTCGCAGTCCCTCCAATCCTGACCAGTATGGACCCAACATTTGTGAGGGCAACTTTGATGCTGTCAGTGTTCTTCGAGGAGAGATGTTTGTGTTTAAG GGTGCCTGGTTTTGGAGGGTACGACACAACAGAGTCCTGGATAACTACCCCATGCCAATTGGTCACTTCTGGAGAGGACTGCCTCCTAACATTACTGCTGCCTACGAGAGACATGATGGGAAATTTGTCTTCTTTAAAG GAGAGAAGTACTGGCTGTTCCGAGAGGCCCATCTGGAAACTGGTTACCCGCAGCCGCTGACCAGCTTtggatatgggatcccttatgaCCGAATTGATACAGCCATATTTTGGGAGCCTACAGGACACACATACCTCTTCCGGGGAGACAA ATACTGGCGTTTCAATGAGGAGTCCCGTTCTGCAGATGTCGGTTACCCGAAACCCATTACAGTCTGGGCTGGTATCCCTGACACCCCCAAAGGGGCCTTCTTGAGCTCTGACTCAA CTTACACCTACTTCTACAAAGGTGCCAAATACTGGAAGTTTGATAACCAGCGGCTAAAGACAGAGCCAGGATACCCTAAATCCATACTGAGAGACTTTATGGGCTGCCAAGAAGAAGTTTTTCAGGATCCAGATGTTGTTCCACGATGGCCAGATGTTGAACGTCCCCCATTTAATCCTGATGTTGAGTCAGAGGATAAAGATGACAAAGACAGTGACAGTGCTGGACGGGAGGACCCAAACACTGGACGTGATGTGGACGTTGTGGTCCATATTGATGAGTACACACGGGCCGTTAGTGTTGCCATGGTAATTGtgccactactactactactgtgcaTTCTGGGACTTATTTATGTTATTGTGCAGATGCACCGGAAAGGACCCCCTAAAGCCTTACGATACTGTAAACGTTCTTTACAGGAATGggtctga
- the mmp15.S gene encoding matrix metalloproteinase-15 isoform X2, whose amino-acid sequence MSTMRSLQILSSAISEMQRFYGIPETGELDQTTTEWMQKPRCGVPDQFGTRVKSNMRRKRYAHTGRKWNQQHLTYSIQNYSDKLGMYNSVDAIRKAFDVWSKATSLTFREVPYESVRQRHSSADILILFASGFHGDSSPFDGPGGFLAHAYFPGPGMGGDAHFDLEEPWTVENMDLAGNHLFLVAVHELGHSLGLEHSNNPSAIMAPFYQWMDTEEFQLPEDDRRGIQQLYGPPVDQIPSTLSPLPTPGKPEIPEKRPPKPPPRGKPERPGNAPPPPRSPSNPDQYGPNICEGNFDAVSVLRGEMFVFKGAWFWRVRHNRVLDNYPMPIGHFWRGLPPNITAAYERHDGKFVFFKGEKYWLFREAHLETGYPQPLTSFGYGIPYDRIDTAIFWEPTGHTYLFRGDKYWRFNEESRSADVGYPKPITVWAGIPDTPKGAFLSSDSTYTYFYKGAKYWKFDNQRLKTEPGYPKSILRDFMGCQEEVFQDPDVVPRWPDVERPPFNPDVESEDKDDKDSDSAGREDPNTGRDVDVVVHIDEYTRAVSVAMVIVPLLLLLCILGLIYVIVQMHRKGPPKALRYCKRSLQEWV is encoded by the exons ATGTCCACCATGCGGTCACTACAAATCCTCTCCTCAGCTATCTCTGAAATGCAGCGATTTTATGGAATCCCAGAGACTGGAGAGCTGGACCAGACCACTACAGA ATGGATGCAGAAACCTCGTTGTGGAGTGCCTGATCAGTTTGGGACCCGAGTCAAGTCAAATATGAGAAGGAAACGGTATGCTCACACAGGACGCAAATGGAACCAACAACATCTCACATACAG CATCCAGAATTACTCTGACAAACTGGGAATGTACAACTCTGTTGATGCCATACGAAAAGCCTTCGATGTGTGGTCAAAAGCAACCTCGCTGACTTTCAGAGAAGTTCCCTATGAATCTGTGCGCCAGCGTCACTCCAGTGCAGACATCCTGATCCTTTTTGCCTCTGGTTTCCATGGTGACAGCTCCCCTTTTGATGGCCCTGGTGGCTTCTTGGCACATGCCTATTTTCCTGGCCCTGGCATGGGAGGGGATGCCCATTTTGACTTGGAGGAGCCATGGACTGTAGAAAACATGGATCTGGCAG GGAATCACCTGTTTCTAGTAGCTGTACATGAGCTGGGACACTCTCTAGGGCTGGAACATTCAAATAACCCTTCAGCCATCATGGCTCCTTTCTACCAGTGGATGGATACTGAAGAATTCCAGTTGCCTGAGGACGATAGACGTGGAATACAGCAGTTGTATG GACCTCCAGTGGATCAGATTCCAAGCACCCTGTCTCCATTACCAACCCCAGGCAAACCTGAAATACCTGAAAAAAGACCCCCTAAACCTCCTCCAAGAGGTAAACCAGAGCGACCTGGTAATGCACCTCCTCCTCCTCGCAGTCCCTCCAATCCTGACCAGTATGGACCCAACATTTGTGAGGGCAACTTTGATGCTGTCAGTGTTCTTCGAGGAGAGATGTTTGTGTTTAAG GGTGCCTGGTTTTGGAGGGTACGACACAACAGAGTCCTGGATAACTACCCCATGCCAATTGGTCACTTCTGGAGAGGACTGCCTCCTAACATTACTGCTGCCTACGAGAGACATGATGGGAAATTTGTCTTCTTTAAAG GAGAGAAGTACTGGCTGTTCCGAGAGGCCCATCTGGAAACTGGTTACCCGCAGCCGCTGACCAGCTTtggatatgggatcccttatgaCCGAATTGATACAGCCATATTTTGGGAGCCTACAGGACACACATACCTCTTCCGGGGAGACAA ATACTGGCGTTTCAATGAGGAGTCCCGTTCTGCAGATGTCGGTTACCCGAAACCCATTACAGTCTGGGCTGGTATCCCTGACACCCCCAAAGGGGCCTTCTTGAGCTCTGACTCAA CTTACACCTACTTCTACAAAGGTGCCAAATACTGGAAGTTTGATAACCAGCGGCTAAAGACAGAGCCAGGATACCCTAAATCCATACTGAGAGACTTTATGGGCTGCCAAGAAGAAGTTTTTCAGGATCCAGATGTTGTTCCACGATGGCCAGATGTTGAACGTCCCCCATTTAATCCTGATGTTGAGTCAGAGGATAAAGATGACAAAGACAGTGACAGTGCTGGACGGGAGGACCCAAACACTGGACGTGATGTGGACGTTGTGGTCCATATTGATGAGTACACACGGGCCGTTAGTGTTGCCATGGTAATTGtgccactactactactactgtgcaTTCTGGGACTTATTTATGTTATTGTGCAGATGCACCGGAAAGGACCCCCTAAAGCCTTACGATACTGTAAACGTTCTTTACAGGAATGggtctga